TTCAGCTTGTGCTGGGTCCTGGGAGCAGGTGGGCCTAGCAGGCTTCCCACTTCATGGAACCACAGGAAGGGTGCTCATCATCACCCTCTGCCCCTCCTGCCACATGGCTGGCTTTGAGGTGGGGGCCCTCCTGGAATTGGAACACAAGCCCCTAAGCCTTGTGTCACCCCCTCCCACCATAACTTTCTGGGGGCAGTTCTGGGTCCTCTCCAGTTGAACAAAGGAGACCTAAGGGAAGGTGTGGTGCAAGGCTGTGCCCCAGCCCCCCTGCTGCTTTAGCGGCCACCTCTGCATTTGCTGGTGGGTCCACTCCCATGGCTTCTTGTGCTTGGTTCCCAGGGACGCCTGGGTCCCCAGGAGCTTGGCAGAAAATGGAGGAGGAGGACGATGACAGCAGTAGTagcagtggggaggaggaagtCAGCAAGTCAGAGGGTAAGTGTTTCCCAGAGTGAGGGTTGCTATGGTTTTTGAGCCCGTCTATCTGGAGCCCAGGGCTGCCTTGGGGGATCTTGTGGGTGGGCAGAGCCATTGGCTCTAAGCTGGGCTCACGCCCCTCCCTGGGGACACCAGGCCAGCTGCTCCATCCTGGCTGGCTCTGGCAGCCGGCAACAGCAGCAGCGATAAATTAATTAGTGCTATGATTAATTAGTGATGAGTAACCTCTGAGGCTGGCTTCTTCCTGATAAAGCAGAATTTATGTAGCTGTGCTCTCTCCCTGCAGATGGAAGCCCAGACACAGAGGCGGGGCTGGACCCCCAGGAGCTGTGGCAGCTGGCCCAGGGGCCAGAGGACGAGCTGCAGGACCTACAGCTCTCTGAGGAGGACTGATGGCTGCCCACCTAGAGTCTTGCGGGGGCTGCTGTGCAGGGTTCCCGCCTCCCCGGGAAGTCAggtgtgctgcttctccactggggctGAGCCCAGAGGCCCTGAGGTTAGCGCCCCTGCGGGGTGAAAGGGCAGTAGATGGCAGAGAGGCCTTTATTTTTACAACATAAAAGACCAGAAAGTACCAAATGCTGTCCAGTTCCTGGAGCTGCGTCCGTAAGCCACCATGGGGCCCGCTTCCCACCACAGCCCACGGTGGCGGGTGGGAATGCACCTACCCGGTGAGGCGGGCTGACGCAGCCATGCGGTGTGGCCAGCACCATGTGCCTCTGTGGCTCCTTGGTCTCTGGCTTATTTGCAGCTCCTGGGATACAGAATACTGACCCCCAGGGTCTGCACCAGGCTCTGCAGTCACCCCCAGAGTCTGTGGAAACTGAATGTcatgtttaaaattgttttttgcaTCCAAAACAAAAAGGGGATAAGCTGTGGGCAGAGTGGCCTTTGCCTGGGAGCAGCTGGCACTGAAGGCCTGGGTCTGACACCAGCTCAGcagagaggctgggagggatCCGCAGGCCCTGGGAGCAGAGTCATGGTTCCATTCTCTTGCTTGGGTGAGGCGTGGCTGGCTGGGGGGTGCACCCCCCCATAGGGGGAGGGGGCCAATGCTGGGGACAGGGGCTGCTcccctgagctgagctcccgcTCAGGAGCCCGCACCGTTGGTGGCTGCAGTGgcagagccacagggaagctgGCCATGTAGAAGACGCGGCCCAGGCGCTTGGCCACCTGTGGAGAGACAGCCCAATGGGGCCTGTGAGGCTGCTGGTGTGCAGCCACACGCAGAACCGCCCTGCTACCCCTCGGCTCTCTGGAGACCACTGCCCCTTTCAGGTGCTCACCTGGGCCCGGATCTTGAGAGCAGGCCCCAGCTTCAGCCCCATGGTGGTCAGGAGGTGTTCTTCTGTCAGCAGGGGCAGGGTCTCCCCGTCAATCCCCTGTTCTCTGAaaacctggggtgggggggtgggcagggggcggTATCAGGGCCTGAGTGCTGGGGCTGTGTGTCCCAGGGTGGCCTCCGCTCTCCCAGAGAAAGCAGAGCCAAGAGACCCTGGTGGTGCAACTGGGGGAAAatgtcagaagaaagaaaactcctCTGTTGAGCATGTGCCCATGCTGGAGGCAGAAGCACTGACAAGGGGGGAAGGAGCATTCAGCAGAACCTCCCTCCCCCAGTCTTTGAGAAGTCTGGAGTGGGCAGCACAGTAGGGGAATGGGGGGGCTCAGAACCATCCTGGGCAGGTGCCCCCTCACCGGTGCGTATTCTCCACAGCCAGATAGGCCCCCCACAAAGCTGCAGACGTCGTCCACTGTCCACTTGCTGACGTCCTCAGGGGCTGTGGCCTCCTCCCCATCCATGAAGAGGCTCCCCATGGTGCCTGAGTTGGGGAGGAGGGTGTTACTAGGACTCCAGCGAGCTCTTTTCTATGACCCCAGCCCCGTCTGCTGACCTTTGCTCACCCTAATTATTCAGAAATGTTGGATTGATGACTGAAAGGAACTTTCCCCCCATGACCTCCCTGAGACCCTGGGTGGGACGTAGGGGGACTGGGTCTCCTTCTACCCCATGGAAAGATCTGaaggcatggggtggggggggggtgcccACCTGTGTGGAAGAAGGGGCTGACAGTGTAGGGTAAGCCCAGGGGCAGTGGAGGGGGCAGCATGGACCCTGAGTGAAGACCCTTCCCCTCAGAGCTGGCCCCTCCAGGTAGGGCTTGGCCTGGGTGGGGGGCTTGGCCTCCAGCAGCCACCATCTCGGAGTCCTCGCCGTCTGAGTCCTTGGGGGGTTCATCTTCAGAACCGTCTGGTGCCCAGAGTCCAGCCCCCGTGGTCTCCTTGGACTCACTGGGCCGgcctgaggcagggctggggccccCTTTCCGAGGAGCTCGGCGGGCAGGCTCtcggggtggggtagggggccCGGGGCCCGGCGGGCCCTGGGGAGGCAGGGCCAGCAGCGGCGCGGAGCTGTGTCTCAGCACCAGCATGGCCCCGCGCCGCTGCAGCTCCTCGGCACCGTCCGGCGGGCGCAGGGCGGCCTCGGGCGCCAGCAGTTGTGGCCGGTGCGCGCTCTCCAGCTCCTTCTGGCGCAAGAGCTCTGCTGACATCTCCAGCCTGGCGGTGGGGACAGCCCGCAGAGGGTCAGGCAGCTCGGCAGAGCCAAttccgcgcccccccccccctcgCCCCACGCCTCCCTGTCAAAGCACATACCGGGCTAGATTCTGCTTCCGCAGGAGCTCCTGCTGCCGGGCGAACATCTCCGCCTGGGCAGGGGGCAGGAAGCCGTAACCTGGGGGGAAGGGGACAGACCACGAGGCCGGGTGGCCGAGTGGTCCAGGGCCAGCCAAGCCCGCCCTGGTCTGTCCTTGGCTTCAACAAGGGCAGGGGTGGGTTCGCCCGGAGCACTGATGGACACCGGTTCGGTAACAGACATACCCGATGGCCCCGCACCAACAGCCCCTCCCCGCTCCTGGGGAACAGAATCGCACACCCGCCCACTGCTCACCTGGGGTCTGGCACAGGGCTGAGGGCACCCCCAAAAAGGGGGGCCTGAGGTGGGGGCCCAGAGCGATGTGTGGGGCATTCTGGGGCGACAGCAAGGGGGGCGGTTGCGACAGCTCCCTGTGGGCGGCAAGGCGAAAGCTCCCTGTGGACTGCTGGGCCGCGCGCGCCGCAGGCTCGGGCCCCCTCCTTCCCGGAACTGCCGCCCCAGCCCCCGCGGCCCCCGCTCTGGCCGCCTCTGCTAATTGCCGGCCCCGCGGGCGGTCGATGTGCGCCCGCCGCGGCTCCGGTCGTCCCTGCCCCCGCTGGCGGCGCCAATTAATCTCGGCGGCGGCGCGGAGGCGCTGGCCTGGCGGGCGGCGGCGACTGTGGCGGTAATTACCGCGCGGGAGCCCCTGGCCCCACGGCCCTGGCCCCCCTTttaccgcccccgcccccgcccagctCAGCCAACCCTGTGCAAACCGGGCGCAATTAGCCATGCTCCGGGAGGCGGCGGCTGCTGCGAACACCGCCCGGGTGCAGGGGGGGG
The sequence above is a segment of the Ovis aries strain OAR_USU_Benz2616 breed Rambouillet chromosome 12, ARS-UI_Ramb_v3.0, whole genome shotgun sequence genome. Coding sequences within it:
- the SAMD11 gene encoding sterile alpha motif domain-containing protein 11 isoform X3 is translated as MRRERGGKSLKTLMSKGILQVHPPICDCPGCRISSPVNRGRLADKRTVALPPARILKKELTPSFSASDGDSDGSGPACGQRLGLKQEDEPHVHIMKRRVHTHWDVNISFRETSCSQDSDLPTLISSVHRSRHLVMPEHQSRCEFQRGSVEIGLGAAGDLLGKRLGRSPHISSDCPLEKKARSKSPQETLLLPELGPSMAPEDHYRRLVSALSEASTFEDPQRLYHLGLPSHDLLRVRQEVAAAAARSPSGLEVHLPSSTAGQRRKQSLAQHRDGTGPAGAPSFSERELSQPPPLLSPQNAPHIALGPHLRPPFLGVPSALCQTPGYGFLPPAQAEMFARQQELLRKQNLARLEMSAELLRQKELESAHRPQLLAPEAALRPPDGAEELQRRGAMLVLRHSSAPLLALPPQGPPGPGPPTPPREPARRAPRKGGPSPASGRPSESKETTGAGLWAPDGSEDEPPKDSDGEDSEMVAAGGQAPHPGQALPGGASSEGKGLHSGSMLPPPLPLGLPYTVSPFFHTGTMGSLFMDGEEATAPEDVSKWTVDDVCSFVGGLSGCGEYAPVFREQGIDGETLPLLTEEHLLTTMGLKLGPALKIRAQVAKRLGRVFYMASFPVALPLQPPTVRAPERELSSGEQPLSPALAPSPYGGVHPPASHASPKQENGTMTLLPGPADPSQPLC
- the SAMD11 gene encoding sterile alpha motif domain-containing protein 11 isoform X4, giving the protein MSKGILQVHPPICDCPGCRISSPVNRGRLADKRTVALPPARILKKELTPSFSASDGDSDGSGPACGQRLGLKQEDEPHVHIMKRRVHTHWDVNISFRETSCSQDSDLPTLISSVHRSRHLVMPEHQSRCEFQRGSVEIGLGAAGDLLGKRLGRSPHISSDCPLEKKARSKSPQETLLLPELGPSMAPEDHYRRLVSALSEASTFEDPQRLYHLGLPSHDLLRVRQEVAAAAARSPSGLEVHLPSSTAGQRRKQSLAQHRDGTGPAGAPSFSERELSQPPPLLSPQNAPHIALGPHLRPPFLGVPSALCQTPGYGFLPPAQAEMFARQQELLRKQNLARLEMSAELLRQKELESAHRPQLLAPEAALRPPDGAEELQRRGAMLVLRHSSAPLLALPPQGPPGPGPPTPPREPARRAPRKGGPSPASGRPSESKETTGAGLWAPDGSEDEPPKDSDGEDSEMVAAGGQAPHPGQALPGGASSEGKGLHSGSMLPPPLPLGLPYTVSPFFHTGTMGSLFMDGEEATAPEDVSKWTVDDVCSFVGGLSGCGEYAPVFREQGIDGETLPLLTEEHLLTTMGLKLGPALKIRAQVAKRLGRVFYMASFPVALPLQPPTVRAPERELSSGEQPLSPALAPSPYGGVHPPASHASPKQENGTMTLLPGPADPSQPLC